A portion of the Gossypium arboreum isolate Shixiya-1 chromosome 8, ASM2569848v2, whole genome shotgun sequence genome contains these proteins:
- the LOC108469908 gene encoding uncharacterized protein LOC108469908 isoform X2, with the protein MASMASSSSFLYYNKYKSRSKAKAQILPRIVLSQSSQLPDDKPHHQLPRREIILRSSELAVIGAIFSFSGKKPEYLGVQKNPPSLALCPATNNCISTSENATDLTHYAPPWNYNGGRNRKKPVNREVAMEELLQVIKSTKPDKYTPKIVEKKDDYVRVEYQSPILGFVDDVEFWFPPGIASGVGKERMGFRRNVLKGQKHHFVLYS; encoded by the exons ATGGCATCAatggcatcatcatcaagctttctcTACTATAACAAATACAAAAGCAGAAGCAAAGCCAAAGCCCAAATACTTCCACGCATCGTCCTTTCTCAGTCCTCCCAGCTGCCCGACGATAAACCCCACCACCAACTTCCTCGAAG GGAAATCATATTGAGGAGCAGCGAATTAGCTGTTATAGGAGCCATCTTCAGTTTCAG TGGGAAGAAACCAGAATATCTAGGAGTGCAGAAAAATCCCCCATCGCTGGCTCTTTGTCCTGCTACTAACAACTGTATTTCAACCTCTGAGAATGCCACTGATCTCACCCACTACGCCCCACCATG GAATTACAATGGTGGGCGTAATAGGAAAAAGCCAGTGAATCGTGAAGTGGCAATGGAAGAGCTTCTTCAAGTG ATAAAATCAACGAAACCAGACAAATATACCCCCAAAATCGTGGAGAAGAAAGACGATTACGTGCGCGTTGAATATCAAAGTCCCATACTAGGG TTTGTGGATGATGTGGAGTTCTGGTTTCCACCCG GCATTGCGAGTGGAGTTGGAAAAGAAAGGATGGGCTTCCGTAGAAACGTTTTAAAAGGACAAAAACATCATTTTGTACTGTACTCCTAG
- the LOC108469908 gene encoding uncharacterized protein LOC108469908 isoform X1, whose protein sequence is MASMASSSSFLYYNKYKSRSKAKAQILPRIVLSQSSQLPDDKPHHQLPRREIILRSSELAVIGAIFSFSGKKPEYLGVQKNPPSLALCPATNNCISTSENATDLTHYAPPWNYNGGRNRKKPVNREVAMEELLQVIKSTKPDKYTPKIVEKKDDYVRVEYQSPILGFVDDVEFWFPPGKDSIVEYRSASRIGNFDFDINRKRIKALRVELEKKGWASVETF, encoded by the exons ATGGCATCAatggcatcatcatcaagctttctcTACTATAACAAATACAAAAGCAGAAGCAAAGCCAAAGCCCAAATACTTCCACGCATCGTCCTTTCTCAGTCCTCCCAGCTGCCCGACGATAAACCCCACCACCAACTTCCTCGAAG GGAAATCATATTGAGGAGCAGCGAATTAGCTGTTATAGGAGCCATCTTCAGTTTCAG TGGGAAGAAACCAGAATATCTAGGAGTGCAGAAAAATCCCCCATCGCTGGCTCTTTGTCCTGCTACTAACAACTGTATTTCAACCTCTGAGAATGCCACTGATCTCACCCACTACGCCCCACCATG GAATTACAATGGTGGGCGTAATAGGAAAAAGCCAGTGAATCGTGAAGTGGCAATGGAAGAGCTTCTTCAAGTG ATAAAATCAACGAAACCAGACAAATATACCCCCAAAATCGTGGAGAAGAAAGACGATTACGTGCGCGTTGAATATCAAAGTCCCATACTAGGG TTTGTGGATGATGTGGAGTTCTGGTTTCCACCCGGTAAGGATTCAATCGTGGAGTACCGATCCGCATCAAGGATCGGGAACTTTGATTTTGATATCAATAGAAAAAGAATTAAG GCATTGCGAGTGGAGTTGGAAAAGAAAGGATGGGCTTCCGTAGAAACGTTTTAA